One window from the genome of Balaenoptera musculus isolate JJ_BM4_2016_0621 chromosome 3, mBalMus1.pri.v3, whole genome shotgun sequence encodes:
- the GNA15 gene encoding guanine nucleotide-binding protein subunit alpha-15 yields MARSLTWRCCPWCLTEDEKSAARIDQEINKILLEEKKRDRGELKLLLLGPGESGKSTFIKQMRIIHGAGYSEEDRKSFRTLVYQNIFVSMQTMIEAMERLQIPFSWPENKHRANLIMSQDPYKVTTFEKHYAVAMQWLWRDSGIRACYERRRDFHLLDSAVYYLSNLDRITEEGYIPTSQDVLRSRMPTTGINEYCFSVQKTNLRIVDVGGQKSERKKWIHCFENVIALIYLASLSEYDQCLEENNQENRMKESLALFGTILELPWFKSTSVILFLNKTDILEEKIPTSHLATYFPSFRGPKQDTEAAKKFILDMYTCMYASCVDGADGGRKGSRSRRLFSHYTCATDTQNIRKVFKDVRDSVLARYLDEINLL; encoded by the exons ATGGCCCGCTCGCTGACCTGGCGCTGCTGCCCCTGGTGCCTGACCGAGGACGAGAAGTCGGCGGCCCGGATCGACCAGGAAATCAACAAGATCCTCCTGGAGGAGAAGAAGCGGGACCGAGGGGAGCTGAAGCTGCTGCTGCTCG GCCCCGGCGAGAGCGGGAAGAGCACGTTCATCAAGCAGATGCGCATTATCCACGGGGCGGGCTACTCGGAGGAGGACCGCAAGAGCTTCCGGACCCTGGTCTACCAGAACATCTTCGTGTCCATGCAGACCATGATTGAGGCTATGGAACGGCTGCAGATCCCCTTCAGCTGGCCTGAGAACAAG CACCGGGCCAACCTGATCATGAGCCAGGACCCCTACAAGGTGACCACCTTCGAGAAGCACTACGCCGTGGCCATGCAGTGGTTGTGGAGGGACTCCGGCATCCGCGCCTGCTACGAGCGCCGGCGCGATTTCCACCTGCTCGACTCGGCAGTGTA CTACCTGTCAAATCTGGACCGCATCACGGAGGAGGGCTACATCCCCACCTCGCAGGATGTGCTCCGCAGCCGCATGCCCACCACCGGCATCAACGAGTACTGCTTCTCCGTGCAGAAAACCAACCTGCG GATCGTGGACGTCGGGGGCCAGAAGTCAGAACGCAAGAAGTGGATCCACTGCTTCGAGAATGTGATCGCCCTCATCTACCTGGCCTCGCTGAGTGAATACGACCAGTGTCTGGAGGAAAACAACCAAGAG AACCGAATGAAGGAGAGCCTGGCCCTGTTTGGCACCATCCTGGAACTGCCCTGGTTCAAAAGCACTTCCGTCATCCTCTTCCTCAACAAAACTGACATCCTGGAGGAGAAgatccccacctcccacctggcTACCTACTTCCCCAGTTTCCGGG GCCCGAAGCAGGACACGGAGGCAGCCAAGAAGTTCATCCTGGACATGTACACCTGCATGTACGCCAGCTGCGTGGACGGAGCAGATGGTGGCAGGAAGGGCTCGCGCTCCCGCCGCCTCTTCAGCCACTACACATGTGCTACGGACACACAGAACATCCGCAAGGTCTTCAAGGACGTGCGGGACTCAGTCCTGGCCCGCTACCTGGACGAGATCAACCTGCTGTGA